GGCCGCCGGATCACGGGCTGGGCGACGTTGCGCACCGGGCAGCCTGCGCGCGTCCGGCCCTCCTCGGTGCCGTGGTGCGCGTGCCCGTGCACGGCGAAGTGCGCACCGCCGGCGTCGACGGCGGCACCGAGCAGGTGCACACCGAGATGCTCCCAGATCTCCGGCGGCTCGCCCACCAGGGTGTCCGGCACCGGCGCGTAGTGGGTCAATGCGATGCGCACGTCGGTGTCGAGCTCCTGCAGCGCCGCGGCCAGTCGATCCACCGACTCGGGGCTCTCGACGAGGCCGGACGACGACTCGGTCACCGTCCTCGGGGTCGCACCCGGCTCGAAACCGCCGCCCGTGCCCTTGATCCCGGCGACGCCGGCGCGCACCTCACCGAGGTCGAGCGTCACCGAGCCGCCGTCGAGGACGTGGACACCGATCGCGCGCAGCATGGCGGCGATCTGCGATCCCTCACCGTCGTCGTGGTCGTGATTGCCGAGCACCGCGACGATGGGCACCTTCACATCGGCCAGCTCCTCGCACACCAGCTCTGCCTCGACCGCCCTCCCGGCGTTGGTGAGGTCACCGGCCAGGAGGAGGATGTCCGCATCCGCGGTGACTCGCGCGAGCGCAGCCCGGAGACGCCCAGTCACCGCCTGCGTCATGTGGGTGTCGCCCAGCGCGGCCACCCGAACGGTGCCCGTCGGCACCTCAGACCGCGGTGGCCGGGAGGTAGTCCGCCTCGGTCAGCGCGCCCGTCTGCCGCCGCGAGCCGAGGGCGTAGGCGAGCGCCGAGCCGGCCACCACCACCCCGAGGTTGACGAGGAACGCCACCAGGGCGATGTAGAGCTTGTTCTGCGGCCCGGCGATCGGGAACACGTGGACGGTCGCCTTGAACTTCTCCGCCGAGAGCCAGTAGATCCCGGTGACGATGCCCGCGGCCCAGCCGGCGAGGACCGCCCAGCGGTTGAGCATGGGCACGTAGAGAGCGAGCACCACCGCGGGCAGGGTCTGCAGGATCAGCACCCCTCCGGCGAGCTGGAAGTTGATGACGTTCTGCTTGTCGATGAACAGGATGAACGCGAGGGCGCCGAACTTCACCACCAGCGAGGCCACCTTGGAGGCGGTCGCCTGCTGCGCGTGGGTCGCGCCCCGCGCCAGGAACTCCTTGTAGACGTTGCGGCTGAAGAGGTTGGCGGCGGCGATCGACATCACCGACGCGGGCACCAGCGCGCCGATCGCGATGGCGGCGAAGGCGAAGCCCGCCAGCGGCCCCGGGAGCATCTTGTCGATCAGCGCGGGCACCACCCCGTTGGCGCCCGAGGCCTTGAGCGGCTTGGTACCCGCCGCGATCGCCATGTAGCCGAGCAGTGCGATGAGGCCGAGCATGAAGGAGTACGGGATCAGGTACACGGCGTTGCGCCGGATCACCCTCTGCCCCTTGGCGGCGAGCACCCCGGTGATCGCGTGGGGATAGAGGAACAGCGCCAGCGCAGAGCCGAGGGCGAGCGACGCGTAGGCGGCGTACTGGGCACGGCCGATGCTGAGGTAGCTCACCGGCGGCTTCGCCTTCTGGTGCAGCTGCACCTGCTGCACCCTGTCGAAGATGGCGCCGAACCCGCCCAGCTTGTACGGGATGTAGGTGATGAGGATCAGCACGGTGATGCCGATCAGCGCGTCCTTGACGATCGCGATCAGCGCGGGGGCACGCAGCCCGCTGACGTAGGTGAAGAGCGCCAGGACCACGAAGGCGGTGATCAGCGCGACATCGACGTTGACGCCCATCTGCTCGATCACGACCTGGATGCCGAAGATCTGCAGGGCGATGTACGGCATCGTGGCGACGATGCCGGTGAGCGCGATCGCGAGGGCGAGAAGCCGGCTGTCGAAGCGGTCCTTCACGTAGTCGGAGGCGGTGACGTAGCCGCGGTTGCGCGACACCTGCCAGAGCTTGGGCATCACCAGGAAGACGATCGGGTAGACGATGATCGTGTAGGGGATGGCGAAGAGGCCGATGGCGCCGGTGGCGAACACCGCCGCGGGCACCGCCACGAAGGTGTAGGCGGTGTAGAGGTCGCCGCCGAGCAGGAACCAGGTGATCACGCTGCCGAACTTCCGGCCGCCCAGGCCCCACTCGTCGAGGTGGTCGAGCCTGGCCCGCCGCCAGCGACCGGCGCCGAAGCCCACCACCGTCACCAGCAGGCTGAGGACGACGAAGACGCTGAGCTCGGCGCCGTGGACCACTACCGATCCCCCCTGTCGCCGATCAGCCGGTAGGCGAGGGTCATCACCAGCGCCCCCGCGCCGATCCAGGCGAACTGGTACCAGATGAAGAAGGGGACGCCGGAGAGCCGGGGCTCCACCCGGGCGTAGAAGGGTGGATACAGCAGCCCGACGAAGGGCAGCAACAGGAGCAGGTGGACCCACCGCCCGGTTCCTCGCATCGAACGAAGCATAGGGACAGGCGAGAAGGGTGTTCAAGGCCGTGGCCGATCCCGCCGGAGTCGCCACCCGATTCACAGGGACTTGACGGCGGCGCGGTACCGTGGGAGGGCCCACCTCTGCCGGAGCCCTCCATGCGCCTTCTCGTCGTCGAGGACGAGACCCCCATCGCCGATGCCATCGCCCGTGCCCTGCGGCGCACCGGCTACGCGGTCGACGTCGCCTACGACGGCCACCAGGCCCTGGGCGCCGCCGCCGACTCCGACTACGACGCCGTGCTCCTCGACCTCAACATCCCGGGGGTGGACGGGATGACCGTCTGCCGCGAGATCCGCACCGCCCAGCCGAGCTGCTACATCCTCATGGTCACCGCCCGCACCGCGATCGGCGACCGGATCGCCGGGCTCGACGCGGGCGCCGACGACTACCTGCCCAAGCCCTTCGACCTCGACGAGCTCCAGGCCCGGCTCCGGGCCCTCTTCCGGCGCGACCGCGCCGAGGCCCGCCAGCCGGTGCTCGAGCACGGCGACCTGCTGCTCGATCCCGCCCGCCAGCGGGTCACCCGGACGGGGGTGGAGATCACCCTCAACCGCAAGGAGTACGGGATCCTCGAGTACTTCATGCGCCACCCCGACCGCATCGTCAGCCAGGAGGACCTCCTGGAGCACGTGTGGGACCGCGAGGCCGACCCCTTCACCAACACGGTGCGGGTCCACATCATGAAGCTGCGCCGCAAGATCAACGATGGATTCGATGGACCACCCCACATCCACACGGTCATCGGGCGCGGCTACCGGCTCTGAGGCGGCGGCCGAGCCCGCCCGCCGCCGCCGCCCCGCCCGATCGCTCCGCTACCGCCTCACCTTCTGGTACGTGGCGCTGCTCGCGCTCGCCGCCGGCATCCTGCTGATCTTCGTGAACGCCGCCGCCCACCTCGCCGGCATCCCCGTCGAGACCCGGCTCTTCCCCGACCCGGTGACCGGCTTCGTCTACAGCCAGCGGGTGGTCGACGGCGCCGTGGCCACGGCCCGGGCGCAGACCCTGGAGCGGCTCCAGTTCTTCTCCATCCTCGGCTTCCTGGCGCTGATCGGCGTGGGCGCCGCCGCCGGCGCGGTGGTGGCCGGCCGCGCGCTGCGGCCGATCTCCGAGCTGGTGGCGGTGGCCCGGCGGATCAGCGACCGCAACCTCAAGGAGCGGATCACCCTCGACCACGCCGACGAGGAGCTGCAGCAGCTGGGCGACGCCTTCAACGACATGGTGGAGCGGCTCGACGACGCCTTCGAGCGCCAGCGCCAGTTCGTGGCCGACGCCTCCCACGAGCTCCGCACCCCCCTCACCACCCTCCAGATCGCCCTCGACTCGGTGCGCCTCGACCCCGACGCCAGCATCGAGGACTACCGCGAGGTCGCCGACGACGCCAAGGCGGCGACGGTGCGCATCCGCCGGCTCGTCGAGGACCTGCTCGCCCTCGCCGAGGGCGACGGCCCCCTCCCCCAGTCGCGGGTGGACCTGTCCTCGCTCGCCGAGGCGGTGGCCGAGGAGATGGAGCCCCTGGGCGAGCGGCGGGGGGTGCAGGTGCTCTGCACGGTGAGCTCGGGGACGGTCGTCCTCGGCGACCCCCTCAGCCTGCGCCGGGCGCTCACCAACCTGGTCGAGAACGGCATCCGCTACAACCACCGGGGCGGCCACGTGGTCATCGAGGACGCGGGGGTGTCGCCCGAGTGGGTGCAGGTGGCGGTGCGCGACAGCGGCATCGGCATCCCCGCCGAGGAGCAGGCGAAGGTCTTCGACCGCTTCTACCGGGTCGACCGCAGCCGTTCCCGCGCCGAGGGCGGGAGCGGCCTCGGCCTCAGCATCGTCACCAAGATCGCCGCCGAGCACGGGGGCCGGATCGACCTCCAGTCCCAGCCGGGGGTCGGCTCCCGCTTCGTGCTCACCCTGCCCGCCTCGCCGACGCCGAATGGCCGGGCCTGCAGCGCGCCCGCCGCCACCGCCGCCCCCCCCGGCAGCTGACCGGCGGCAGGGTCGCGCCACGGGGCGCAGGATGTCGCGCCCTCGCCACGTGCTCAGATTCTCCAGTAGCGTGGTAACGTTGTAATCATGAAATTCCAGAAGCACTCCGACCCCCCTTCCCTGGAGGCCTCCGAGGCCGCCGCCTGGTTCGCCGGGCGGGTTCCCGCCGACTGGTTCACCGCCACCCCCGAGGTGAGCGCCGACGCCGAGGAGATCCTCGTCACCGGCACCCTGGGGGATGTCGAGCTGGCCGAGACCGCCACCGACGCCGAGCGGGCCACCGCCCGCGCCGCCCGCATCGGCGGCTTCCGCCAGGACACCCGCGACCACCGGGTGCGCATCGCCCTCGAGGCCGAGCACCGCTTCGGTCGCAAGGTCTCCTGGGGAGCCGTCTGCGGTGACCGGCGCGAGCTCTTCACCACCCTCAGCGTCCCCTTCATGACCCGGCTGCGGATGCCGGAGCGGGAGGTGCTCGACACCCTGGTCGAGGCCGGGGTGGCGCGCAGCCGCAGCGAGGCGCTGGCGTGGTGCGTCCGCCTCGTCGGCCGCAACCAGGCCGAGTGGATCGAGAACCTCCGCACCGCGCTCGGAGCGGTGGGCAGGGCCCGCGCCGAGGGGCCGGAGGCGTAGCGACGGCGATGGCGCTCGCCCACGATCCGCGGGACGATCCCGCCGGCGCCGCCGCGCTCGACGCCTACTCGGCGGTGGTCACCACCGTGGCGGAGCGGATGCTCCGCTCGGTGGCCGGCCTCCGCGTCGACCGGCGCGTCCCCGGGGGCGGCGTCCGCCCCGCCGGGGGCGGCTCGGCGGTCGTGCTCACCCCCGACGGCCACCTGCTCACCTCGGCGCACGTCGTCGAGGGGTCGCGCGGGGGCGTCGCCGCCTTCCTCGACGGCCGTGAGCTCGCGTTCACGGTGGTGGGCAGCGACCGGCTCTCCGACCTCGCCGTGGTGCGGGTCGGCGCCCACGACCTCGTGCCCGCCACCCTCGGCGACGCCGACCGGCTCCGGGTCGGCCAGCTGGTGGTCGCCGTCGGCACCCCGCTCGGCTACGGCGGCTCGGTCACCGCCGGGGTGGTGAGCGCGCTGGGACGCTCGATGGTCACCCGGTCGGGGACGGTGAGCCGGGTGGTGGAGAACGTCATCCAGACCGACGCCGCGCTCAACCCCGGCAACTCCGGGGGCGCGCTCGCCGACAGCGCCGGCCGGCTGGTCGGGGTCAACACCGCGGTCGCCGGCGTGGGTCTCGGCCTGGCGGTCCCGGTCAACGAGGTCACCCAGCGCATCCTCGGAGAGCTGCTCGCCGCGGGGCGGGTGCGCCGCGCCTATCTCGGGGTCGCCGGGGCCACCCGGCCGCTGCCGCCGCGCACCGCCCGCCAGCTGGGGCGCTCCACCGCCATCGGTGTCGCCGAGGTGGTCGACGGCAGCCCCGCCGCCCGGGCCGGGCTGCGCCCCGGTGACCAGCTGCTCGAGGTCGGCGGCATCCCGGTGCGCGACGCCGGCGACCTGCAGCGGCTGATGGTCGGGACCGCGATCGGGCGGCCACTCGCCCTGCAGGTCCTCCAGGACGGCCGGCTGGTCGAGCTCAGCGCCGTCCCCGGCGAGCTCCGCGAGGGCTGAGCTCAGCGGGGGACGGTGACCCCCTGGTGCTCGCAGACGAAGCGCAGCCGCTCCAGCAGGCCCTCGACCACCCGCGGCCAGGTGAACTCGGCGGCGTCGCGGCGGGCGGCGCGGCGCAGCCGCTCGGCGAGCTCGGGCCGCTCGACCAGACCCCGGAGCGCGGCCGCCACCTCGGCGCCGTCGTCGGTCTCGATCACCACCGCGTTGGCGTAGGGTCGGGCGTACTCCTCGCCGGTCGCACCCACCACCGCCACCCCGCCCGCGGCCATCGCCTCCAGCCCCACCAGCCCGAAGGGCTCGTGGCCGGAGTTGGCGAGCACCGCGGTGGCGCCGGCGTAGATCGCCGGGATGACGGTGTCGGGGAGGAAGCTACGGAGATGCACCAGGGGGGCGCCGGCGCTGTCGGCGAGCGCGGTCGCCACCGCCGCGGGGCCGTCGATCGGCTCGAACCAGTCGGCCACGGCGAGCCCGAGGCGGTGGGCGTGGTCGAGGACGTCGCCGCCGAAGGGCTCGATGCCGCCGCGCATCAGCAGCCGGGCGGGGATGCCGCGGGCGCGCATCGCCGCGATCCCTCCGATCGCCTGGTGCCAGCGCTTGTCGGGGCTGAAGCGGCCGATCTTGAAGGCGAGGCAGGGGCTGCCGGCGGCACCGGCGATCAGCCCCGCCGCCCTCGGATCGACGGGCTCGAGCGCCGCCTCGGGGATGCCGTTGGGGATCACCAGCGGGTTCACCCCCCGGGGCAGCATGAGGCCGCGCATGTAGCGGCTGACGGTGGTGACCGCAGCGATGTAGCCGAGCCGGCTCCAGTCGACCCGGTCGAAGCCGAAGGTGTTGTTGGCGTTCCAGAGCACCGCGCAGCCGTTGCGCAGGCCGAGAGCGTGGAGGAGGTCGCTGGCGGCGAGCGCGGTGCCGGCCGTCTGCCACTCCTCGGCGAGCAACGCGACGGTGTCACCGCGGCGGGTCGCGGGGCCCACCACCTCGTGGGCGAGCCAGCCGGGGAGGTGCGCCTCGAGATCCGCGATGATCTGCTCCTCGCCCTGGTAGACCCCGAGCGGATGACCGGAGCTGATCTGCTGGGCCCAGCGCACCAGGCGCACCCCCTGCTCGACCTCCTCGGCAGGCAGGGCGGGATCGCCGGCGAAGACCAGGGTGGTGCGCACCCCGGCGGCGGCCAGCGCCCGGCAGAGCTCGCGGGCGCGCACCCCCAGCCCGCCCGCCTGGCTGTACCGGTCGGGACCCTCGAGCGAGAGCATCACCACCTCGAGCCGATCGGGTGGGAGCATCGCCGCTAGTCCACCGGGACCGGGGGGCGCAGGTGGATCCGGCGCAGACCTCCGTCGACCCGGTCGAGCGCCGGCTGCACCCAGGTCAGCGCCCGCCACACCAGCATCGCCGCGAGCGCGCCGATGACGAAGCCCGCGAGCACGTCGCCGGCGTAGTGGATCCCGGCGATCACCCGCGCCACCCCGACCGCGAGGGCGATCGCCGCGGTCATCAGCGCGGCCGGGCGCCAGGCCATCCATGCCGCCCCGGCGAGGGCGCCGAGCATGAGCAGGTGGTCGGACGGGAAGGACGAGTCGGTGCCATGGGCGAAGAGCGGCGTGTAGTGGCCGGCGACGAAGGGGCGGGGCCGGTCCCAGACCGCGGTGATCAGGGCGCCGATGAGGAGCCCGAGCAGCGCGCCGCCGATCGCGGCGAGCCCGGCACGCAGCCCCTGGGGCCGGCGCCAGACCAGCAGGGCGACGAGCAGGGAGCCGAAGATCAGGTACTCGGCGGCGAAGCGCACGACGTCGTCGAACGTTCCGGAGCGGCCGGCGAGGTCATGGAGCGAGCTGCTGACGCTGGCGAGGGGCATCGGGGCGAGAGAGTAGCGGAGTAGTCTGTGCGCCGCGTCGGACCACCGGGAGGTCGACACCATGCCGCGCCTCGGAATCGCGACCCTGATGGCGGCCCTCGCCGTGGGGGCGCTCACCGGGTGCGGGGAGTCGTCCGGCTCCTCGACGGGCACCCAGACCACCACCGGCTCGACCAGCGCCGCGGGGATGAGCAGCGCCGTCGTGCCGCTGCGCCACGTGCCCAACGGCGAGGCGACGCTCGCCTACGACGCCGCCACCAGGACGCTCACCGTCGAGCTGCGCCTCATCGGGCTCGCCCCCAAC
This region of Candidatus Dormiibacterota bacterium genomic DNA includes:
- a CDS encoding metallophosphoesterase, with translation MTGRLRAALARVTADADILLLAGDLTNAGRAVEAELVCEELADVKVPIVAVLGNHDHDDGEGSQIAAMLRAIGVHVLDGGSVTLDLGEVRAGVAGIKGTGGGFEPGATPRTVTESSSGLVESPESVDRLAAALQELDTDVRIALTHYAPVPDTLVGEPPEIWEHLGVHLLGAAVDAGGAHFAVHGHAHHGTEEGRTRAGCPVRNVAQPVIRRP
- a CDS encoding sodium:solute symporter; amino-acid sequence: MVHGAELSVFVVLSLLVTVVGFGAGRWRRARLDHLDEWGLGGRKFGSVITWFLLGGDLYTAYTFVAVPAAVFATGAIGLFAIPYTIIVYPIVFLVMPKLWQVSRNRGYVTASDYVKDRFDSRLLALAIALTGIVATMPYIALQIFGIQVVIEQMGVNVDVALITAFVVLALFTYVSGLRAPALIAIVKDALIGITVLILITYIPYKLGGFGAIFDRVQQVQLHQKAKPPVSYLSIGRAQYAAYASLALGSALALFLYPHAITGVLAAKGQRVIRRNAVYLIPYSFMLGLIALLGYMAIAAGTKPLKASGANGVVPALIDKMLPGPLAGFAFAAIAIGALVPASVMSIAAANLFSRNVYKEFLARGATHAQQATASKVASLVVKFGALAFILFIDKQNVINFQLAGGVLILQTLPAVVLALYVPMLNRWAVLAGWAAGIVTGIYWLSAEKFKATVHVFPIAGPQNKLYIALVAFLVNLGVVVAGSALAYALGSRRQTGALTEADYLPATAV
- a CDS encoding DUF3311 domain-containing protein, translated to MRGTGRWVHLLLLLPFVGLLYPPFYARVEPRLSGVPFFIWYQFAWIGAGALVMTLAYRLIGDRGDR
- a CDS encoding response regulator transcription factor, which translates into the protein MRLLVVEDETPIADAIARALRRTGYAVDVAYDGHQALGAAADSDYDAVLLDLNIPGVDGMTVCREIRTAQPSCYILMVTARTAIGDRIAGLDAGADDYLPKPFDLDELQARLRALFRRDRAEARQPVLEHGDLLLDPARQRVTRTGVEITLNRKEYGILEYFMRHPDRIVSQEDLLEHVWDREADPFTNTVRVHIMKLRRKINDGFDGPPHIHTVIGRGYRL
- a CDS encoding ATP-binding protein gives rise to the protein MALLALAAGILLIFVNAAAHLAGIPVETRLFPDPVTGFVYSQRVVDGAVATARAQTLERLQFFSILGFLALIGVGAAAGAVVAGRALRPISELVAVARRISDRNLKERITLDHADEELQQLGDAFNDMVERLDDAFERQRQFVADASHELRTPLTTLQIALDSVRLDPDASIEDYREVADDAKAATVRIRRLVEDLLALAEGDGPLPQSRVDLSSLAEAVAEEMEPLGERRGVQVLCTVSSGTVVLGDPLSLRRALTNLVENGIRYNHRGGHVVIEDAGVSPEWVQVAVRDSGIGIPAEEQAKVFDRFYRVDRSRSRAEGGSGLGLSIVTKIAAEHGGRIDLQSQPGVGSRFVLTLPASPTPNGRACSAPAATAAPPGS
- a CDS encoding trypsin-like peptidase domain-containing protein, whose translation is MALAHDPRDDPAGAAALDAYSAVVTTVAERMLRSVAGLRVDRRVPGGGVRPAGGGSAVVLTPDGHLLTSAHVVEGSRGGVAAFLDGRELAFTVVGSDRLSDLAVVRVGAHDLVPATLGDADRLRVGQLVVAVGTPLGYGGSVTAGVVSALGRSMVTRSGTVSRVVENVIQTDAALNPGNSGGALADSAGRLVGVNTAVAGVGLGLAVPVNEVTQRILGELLAAGRVRRAYLGVAGATRPLPPRTARQLGRSTAIGVAEVVDGSPAARAGLRPGDQLLEVGGIPVRDAGDLQRLMVGTAIGRPLALQVLQDGRLVELSAVPGELREG
- a CDS encoding glycosyltransferase family 4 protein, encoding MLPPDRLEVVMLSLEGPDRYSQAGGLGVRARELCRALAAAGVRTTLVFAGDPALPAEEVEQGVRLVRWAQQISSGHPLGVYQGEEQIIADLEAHLPGWLAHEVVGPATRRGDTVALLAEEWQTAGTALAASDLLHALGLRNGCAVLWNANNTFGFDRVDWSRLGYIAAVTTVSRYMRGLMLPRGVNPLVIPNGIPEAALEPVDPRAAGLIAGAAGSPCLAFKIGRFSPDKRWHQAIGGIAAMRARGIPARLLMRGGIEPFGGDVLDHAHRLGLAVADWFEPIDGPAAVATALADSAGAPLVHLRSFLPDTVIPAIYAGATAVLANSGHEPFGLVGLEAMAAGGVAVVGATGEEYARPYANAVVIETDDGAEVAAALRGLVERPELAERLRRAARRDAAEFTWPRVVEGLLERLRFVCEHQGVTVPR
- a CDS encoding phosphatase PAP2 family protein; amino-acid sequence: MPLASVSSSLHDLAGRSGTFDDVVRFAAEYLIFGSLLVALLVWRRPQGLRAGLAAIGGALLGLLIGALITAVWDRPRPFVAGHYTPLFAHGTDSSFPSDHLLMLGALAGAAWMAWRPAALMTAAIALAVGVARVIAGIHYAGDVLAGFVIGALAAMLVWRALTWVQPALDRVDGGLRRIHLRPPVPVD